TTGTCTCTCCTTATCTCTTTTAGCCATTTGATAAGTCGGACTTTTTTGCTGGATTTCTTATACCTTTTTTCAGTTCAAATAGCACAACAGGTTAAGTTAAATAAAGAATTCTTCAGCCTCGACCCTGCCACCGGACTGGATGGCAAGATCTACGGCTTGCCGTTGTACGGCGGCACCGACGCCTTGTTCTACAACCCGAAACTCTTCGAAGAAGCCGGCCTGGACCCGAACAAACCGCCCAAAACCTGGGCCGAACTTCAAGAATACGCCAAGAAACTGACCAAGCCGGAGAAGGGCCAATATGGCATGGGGATTTACGGCAAGACCGTCCATGCCGTCCGGATCATGCACTACATGAGCAATGCCGGCGCCAATGGCGACATTCTCCGCCTGAACCGCAAGAAGAACAACAGCTGGGACATTCTGGTCAACAGCCCGGCCTCGCTCAAGGCGTGGCAGTATTTGCGGAAGTTCGTCGATGATAAATCGATCCCGCCCAACACGGTGGAATTGACCTATCCCGACCTGATTAGCCTCTTCGCCCAGGGCAAAGTGGCGATGCTGACCACCGGACCTTGGGGAATCGCCACCATCAAGGCGGCCAATCCCAATATCGAGTTCCGGGTGGCGCTGCATCCGACGCCCGACGGCAAACCGCCCAAACTGCGCACCGCGCCTTTGATCACGGTCATCAGCAAGCGGAGCAAAAACCCGAATGAGGCCTATACCTTCTTGAAATACTTAACCATCCAGATCGGCGCGGAAATGGCCGGCAAGGGATACGGCGTGCTGACCCAGACCGCGGCTAACACGCCGCAAGTCAAAAATAACCCGATGATGAAGGTCTTCGCCGATCAACAGAAATACGCCTACTTCTCCGCGCAGGAGCTGTTGCTCGCCGAATGGCTGAAATGCAAGGACCAAGCCTGGGGTCCCGCCTGGGAAGGAATGCTGATGGGCAGCGTCAGTCCCAAGGAAGCCGTCAACCAGGCCGCCAAGCGGATCAAGGAAATCCTCGGAGACAAAGGAAATCTGATCTA
This Hydrogenispora ethanolica DNA region includes the following protein-coding sequences:
- a CDS encoding ABC transporter substrate-binding protein — its product is LSLLISFSHLISRTFLLDFLYLFSVQIAQQVKLNKEFFSLDPATGLDGKIYGLPLYGGTDALFYNPKLFEEAGLDPNKPPKTWAELQEYAKKLTKPEKGQYGMGIYGKTVHAVRIMHYMSNAGANGDILRLNRKKNNSWDILVNSPASLKAWQYLRKFVDDKSIPPNTVELTYPDLISLFAQGKVAMLTTGPWGIATIKAANPNIEFRVALHPTPDGKPPKLRTAPLITVISKRSKNPNEAYTFLKYLTIQIGAEMAGKGYGVLTQTAANTPQVKNNPMMKVFADQQKYAYFSAQELLLAEWLKCKDQAWGPAWEGMLMGSVSPKEAVNQAAKRIKEILGDKGNLIYPVK